One segment of Pseudodesulfovibrio sp. 5S69 DNA contains the following:
- a CDS encoding GGDEF domain-containing protein — protein MTQSLKGRLRQQAWRIFLLQCGLSVTVVVFALLPVALLHDRTYTLAAVFLTAALVLGIALACATRLMRLLDGAHDKIATLTTHDDLTGLPNRNWFFDRLDEEVDRARRYGNKLSLVMVDLDHFRRVNDSFGHPLGDLALAEVARLLAANIRTSDVVARYGGEEFMIILPETDAGRAVQAAEKLRMVVEVNDISLEGPEIKVTISCGVADLASVHPERGSLRDALVVAADRAMHRAKQNGRNQVLMHVAEHERQLTLV, from the coding sequence ATGACCCAGTCCCTCAAAGGCCGCCTGCGACAACAGGCCTGGCGGATTTTCCTGCTCCAGTGCGGCCTGTCCGTGACCGTCGTCGTTTTCGCCCTGCTTCCGGTCGCCCTGCTGCACGACCGGACCTATACCTTGGCCGCCGTGTTCCTGACCGCGGCCCTGGTCCTGGGCATCGCCTTGGCCTGCGCCACCAGGCTCATGCGCCTGCTCGACGGGGCCCACGACAAGATCGCCACCCTGACCACCCACGACGACCTGACCGGCCTGCCCAACCGGAACTGGTTCTTCGACCGCCTGGACGAGGAGGTCGACCGCGCCCGGCGCTACGGCAACAAGCTCTCCCTGGTCATGGTCGACCTGGACCACTTCCGGCGGGTCAACGACTCCTTCGGTCATCCGCTCGGCGACCTGGCCCTGGCCGAGGTGGCCCGGCTGCTGGCCGCCAACATCCGCACCTCGGACGTGGTCGCCCGCTACGGCGGCGAGGAGTTCATGATCATCCTGCCCGAGACCGACGCGGGCCGAGCCGTCCAGGCCGCCGAGAAGCTGCGCATGGTCGTGGAGGTCAACGACATCAGCCTGGAGGGGCCCGAGATCAAGGTGACCATCTCCTGCGGCGTGGCCGACCTGGCCTCGGTCCACCCGGAGCGGGGTTCCCTGCGCGACGCCCTGGTCGTGGCCGCGGACCGGGCCATGCACCGGGCCAAGCAGAACGGCCGCAACCAGGTGCTCATGCACGTGGCCGAGCACGAACGCCAGCTCACCTTGGTCTGA
- a CDS encoding glycosyltransferase family A protein, which yields MDGDILFSIITPSAGNRPNALKNAVSSAERAARFAGLERNQLEILIGFDGVRGTAPDCAYPVRTFSLPSDRDRGHGVRDTLLKLSGGEKVVFLDDDNVLKPCSLSRYLLHREAEMVIGRIDAQLALGQPWLPVFDDGPLVRPGNLDLLCLCLSRRLVVDRCGGWRFRGEFDSCQRNMAGWHQRARSVTVIEEVVGIFDAGRSLDRAALSSRQRDLLDGLVGRRGAPLARPEARRAPSLALA from the coding sequence ATGGACGGCGATATTCTGTTTTCGATCATCACGCCCTCGGCCGGGAATCGGCCGAACGCCCTGAAAAACGCGGTCTCGTCCGCGGAGCGGGCGGCCCGGTTCGCCGGGTTGGAGCGCAACCAACTGGAAATTCTCATCGGGTTCGACGGCGTCCGGGGCACGGCTCCGGACTGCGCTTATCCGGTCCGGACCTTCAGCCTGCCCTCGGACCGCGATCGGGGCCATGGGGTCCGCGATACCCTGCTCAAGCTCTCGGGCGGGGAGAAGGTCGTCTTCCTGGACGACGACAACGTGCTCAAGCCGTGTTCCCTGAGCCGCTACCTGCTCCACCGGGAGGCCGAGATGGTCATCGGGCGCATCGACGCCCAACTGGCTCTGGGCCAGCCCTGGCTGCCGGTCTTCGACGACGGTCCCCTGGTTCGCCCGGGCAACCTGGACCTGCTCTGCCTGTGCCTGTCGCGCAGGCTGGTGGTGGACCGCTGCGGCGGCTGGCGCTTCCGGGGCGAGTTCGACTCCTGCCAGCGGAACATGGCGGGCTGGCACCAGCGGGCGCGCAGCGTGACCGTCATCGAGGAGGTGGTCGGCATCTTCGACGCCGGGCGCAGCCTGGACCGCGCGGCCCTGTCCTCGCGGCAGCGGGACCTGCTCGACGGGCTCGTCGGGCGACGTGGCGCGCCGCTCGCCAGGCCCGAGGCGCGGCGCGCCCCGAGCCTGGCTCTGGCCTAG
- the lptE gene encoding LPS assembly lipoprotein LptE — translation MSLLRYTALFLLLALLAGCGYSFGEGGTSVLQPQYRTVAMEEINNPTTLAWLEPRLRKLLRDELHNRGTITWVDDKAKADALITIDIDRYYRPTAVEDADQRTLLSEAIFQFEATIRSATDNSLLWSSGQISENWPYDYGSGQEADMEVTRRGIQVLADRMTQDY, via the coding sequence ATGTCCCTGCTTCGATATACGGCGCTTTTCCTGCTCCTCGCCCTGCTTGCCGGGTGCGGCTACTCCTTCGGCGAGGGCGGCACGTCCGTGCTCCAGCCGCAGTACCGCACCGTGGCCATGGAAGAGATCAACAACCCGACCACCCTGGCCTGGCTCGAACCGCGCCTGCGCAAACTGCTGCGCGACGAGTTGCACAACCGGGGAACCATCACCTGGGTGGACGACAAGGCAAAGGCCGATGCCCTGATCACCATCGACATCGACCGGTATTACCGACCCACAGCGGTCGAGGACGCCGACCAGCGGACCCTGCTCTCCGAGGCCATCTTCCAGTTCGAGGCGACCATCCGCTCGGCCACGGACAACTCCCTGCTCTGGAGCTCGGGCCAGATCTCCGAGAACTGGCCCTACGACTACGGCAGCGGCCAGGAGGCGGACATGGAGGTCACCCGTCGCGGCATCCAGGTCCTGGCCGACCGCATGACCCAGGACTACTAG
- a CDS encoding DNA polymerase III subunit delta, which translates to MADRPKYLFLICPDPQLIKAQVDERLKGSGQEGWEVKPFWGDDDDPLPPAFWTDLTIKSLFPQPKALVLRRAHALKADQWDKLDAAVKGLGREIYPIFCLEGEWKGKKPPVPPALSRRGLYKKARDAGWIWESPGLDQRSLTDFVKRWAAKAGLTFEPGAGQALTMALPTDAVAVRLELDKIELAAGDDKVVRKEHVDLVARTGEMPFFDLMDALARPGAEASVWKRVIDDHSKSAKDQMLFNLIGFLASQARMYWLLAHGGKAAGSPFMLKKKAPLAQRLGARGIARMIDLAMEAELSLKTGERKYDEALDMLMAGLIDLFRPKAQPRRY; encoded by the coding sequence ATGGCCGACCGCCCCAAATATCTCTTTCTCATCTGCCCCGATCCCCAGCTGATCAAGGCCCAGGTGGACGAACGCCTCAAGGGTTCCGGCCAGGAGGGCTGGGAGGTCAAGCCGTTCTGGGGCGATGACGATGACCCACTGCCCCCGGCCTTCTGGACCGACCTGACCATCAAGTCGCTCTTTCCCCAGCCCAAGGCCCTGGTCCTGCGCCGCGCCCACGCGCTCAAGGCGGACCAGTGGGACAAGCTCGACGCCGCGGTCAAAGGGCTCGGTCGCGAAATCTACCCGATCTTCTGCCTCGAAGGCGAATGGAAAGGCAAGAAACCCCCGGTGCCCCCGGCCTTGTCCCGGCGCGGACTGTACAAGAAGGCCCGCGACGCGGGCTGGATCTGGGAGTCCCCCGGCCTGGACCAGCGCTCCCTGACCGACTTCGTCAAGCGCTGGGCCGCCAAGGCCGGGCTGACCTTCGAGCCGGGCGCGGGTCAGGCCCTGACCATGGCCCTGCCCACGGACGCCGTGGCCGTCCGCCTGGAGCTGGACAAGATCGAGCTGGCCGCGGGCGACGACAAGGTCGTGCGCAAGGAGCACGTCGACCTGGTGGCCCGGACCGGCGAGATGCCCTTCTTCGACCTCATGGACGCCCTGGCCAGGCCCGGGGCCGAGGCCTCGGTCTGGAAGCGGGTCATCGACGACCACTCCAAGTCCGCCAAGGACCAGATGCTCTTCAACCTGATCGGGTTCCTGGCCAGCCAGGCGCGCATGTACTGGCTCCTGGCCCACGGCGGCAAGGCCGCGGGAAGCCCGTTCATGCTCAAGAAAAAGGCCCCCCTGGCCCAGCGCCTCGGGGCGCGCGGCATCGCCCGGATGATCGACCTGGCCATGGAGGCCGAGCTCTCTCTCAAGACCGGCGAGCGCAAGTACGACGAGGCCCTGGACATGCTCATGGCCGGGCTCATCGACCTGTTCCGGCCCAAGGCCCAACCCCGGCGGTACTGA
- the radC gene encoding RadC family protein has protein sequence MAPKPENVPHYVGHRQRLKARLADNPRGLADYEILELLLALTVPRRDTKPLAKALIDRFGSLKEAVLARPDQLDGIKGLGPATQSQWTLLQELHARLGEAGARRGQIVSDPDALARAAMARLGHKDTEEFWAVFMDTKNRIINWEQMSRGTTNATAIFPREIAAAALRLEATNVILVHNHPGGGSDPSSEDILLTAKVAEACASLDIHVRDHIIVTDHDYYSFNEFGRL, from the coding sequence ATGGCCCCCAAGCCCGAGAACGTCCCCCACTACGTCGGCCACCGCCAGCGCCTCAAGGCCCGGCTCGCGGACAACCCGCGCGGACTGGCCGACTACGAGATCCTCGAACTGCTCCTGGCCCTGACCGTGCCCCGGCGCGACACCAAGCCGCTCGCCAAGGCGCTCATCGACCGCTTCGGCTCGCTCAAGGAGGCCGTCCTGGCCCGGCCCGACCAGCTCGACGGGATCAAGGGACTGGGCCCGGCCACGCAGAGCCAGTGGACACTCCTTCAGGAACTCCACGCCCGCCTGGGCGAGGCCGGCGCCCGGCGCGGCCAGATCGTCAGCGACCCCGACGCCCTGGCCCGGGCGGCCATGGCCCGGCTCGGGCACAAGGACACCGAGGAGTTCTGGGCGGTCTTCATGGACACCAAGAACCGGATCATCAACTGGGAACAGATGAGCCGGGGCACGACCAACGCCACCGCCATCTTCCCGCGCGAGATCGCGGCCGCCGCCCTGCGCCTGGAAGCCACCAACGTCATCCTCGTCCACAACCACCCCGGCGGCGGCAGCGACCCGTCCTCCGAAGACATCCTGCTCACCGCCAAGGTCGCCGAGGCGTGCGCCAGCCTCGACATCCATGTGCGCGACCACATCATCGTCACCGACCACGACTACTACAGCTTCAACGAGTTCGGGAGGCTCTAG
- a CDS encoding acylphosphatase — MREMAAIVRGRVQGVWFRGWTRETARALGVTGWVRNLPDGSVEVLAHGSDEQLDQLESHLWQGPPLARVTTIESRRADTDTPLSDFSVRR; from the coding sequence ATGCGGGAGATGGCCGCCATCGTCCGGGGCAGGGTCCAAGGAGTCTGGTTCCGGGGCTGGACCCGCGAAACCGCCCGAGCCCTCGGCGTCACCGGATGGGTACGCAACCTGCCCGACGGGTCCGTGGAAGTCCTGGCCCACGGCAGCGACGAACAACTCGACCAACTCGAATCGCACCTCTGGCAAGGCCCGCCGCTCGCCCGCGTGACCACCATCGAATCCCGCCGAGCCGACACCGACACCCCCCTGTCCGACTTCTCGGTCCGCCGCTGA
- the lon gene encoding endopeptidase La — protein MSQKKKKTPIRPSRIKRPKSDIEIDKSPEVTDDSKDGEDLPEIIEALTAGPGTSLFGDGEDMAGHNPADIPQVLPVLAVRDIVVFNYMILPLFVGREKSVQAVDAALAGDRYILILTQKDEGVEDPSPDDLYMTGTVGMIMRMLKMPDGRLKVLVQGLARAKVKRFTSNDPYHIAELSPIIEPEAGPLSPEQEALVRSSREQSERILSLRGISSADIMSVLNSVSDPGRLADLIASNLRMKVDAAQKILECVEPFRRLELVNEQLLKEVEVASMQNKIQTMAKEGMDKAQRDFYLREQIKAIKRELGDEGDESEEMEELRKGLAASGMPKDVMKEAFKQLRRLESMHAESSEATVIRTYLDWMIDLPWKKLSRDRLDIKKAEEILNADHYDLEKVKERILEYLSVRKLNPKMKGPILCFVGPPGVGKTSLGRSIARSLGRKFHRMSLGGMRDEAEIRGHRRTYIGAMPGRIIQAIKQCGTRNPVIMLDEIDKLGSDFRGDPSSALLEVLDPEQNFSFTDHYLNVPFDLSKVMFVCTANMLDSIPGPLMDRMEVIRIPGYTEQEKTVITRRYIIPRQIRENGLNDDEMAISDKLVAKVVREYTREAGLRNVEREIGTLCRKMARKKAEGDKGPFKITANNLYKLLGPPRFLDDEKEPTLPPGVAVGLAWTPVGGEILHIEVTTMPGKGKLILTGKLGDVMKESAQAALSIARARADLYGIDPNFADNRDIHVHVPAGATPKDGPSAGVTLVTALISALTDTPVSPDLAMTGEISLRGRVLPVGGIKEKILAAVSRGMKKVLIPAQNKKDLAEIPDELRKRITIKTIEKVDEIWPLAKAK, from the coding sequence TTGAGCCAGAAAAAGAAGAAAACCCCCATCCGCCCTTCGCGCATCAAGCGCCCGAAGTCGGATATCGAAATCGATAAATCCCCGGAAGTGACCGACGACAGCAAGGACGGCGAAGATCTGCCCGAGATCATCGAGGCCCTGACCGCCGGTCCGGGCACGTCCCTGTTCGGCGACGGAGAAGACATGGCCGGGCACAACCCCGCGGACATCCCGCAGGTCCTGCCCGTGCTGGCCGTGCGCGACATCGTGGTCTTCAACTACATGATCCTGCCGCTCTTCGTGGGCCGCGAGAAATCGGTCCAGGCCGTGGACGCGGCCCTGGCGGGCGACCGCTACATCCTCATCCTGACCCAGAAGGACGAGGGCGTGGAGGACCCGTCCCCGGACGACCTGTACATGACCGGCACGGTGGGCATGATCATGCGCATGCTGAAGATGCCCGACGGCCGCCTCAAGGTCCTGGTCCAGGGGCTGGCCCGCGCCAAGGTCAAGCGGTTCACGTCCAACGACCCGTACCACATCGCGGAGCTGTCCCCGATCATCGAGCCCGAGGCCGGGCCGCTGTCTCCGGAGCAGGAGGCCCTGGTGCGCTCCTCCCGCGAGCAGTCCGAGCGCATCCTGAGCCTGCGCGGCATCTCCAGCGCGGACATCATGTCCGTGCTGAACAGCGTGTCCGATCCGGGCAGGCTGGCCGACCTGATCGCCTCCAACCTGCGCATGAAGGTGGACGCGGCCCAGAAGATTCTGGAGTGCGTGGAGCCCTTCCGGCGGCTGGAGCTGGTCAACGAGCAGTTGCTCAAGGAGGTCGAGGTGGCCTCCATGCAGAACAAGATCCAGACCATGGCCAAGGAAGGCATGGACAAGGCCCAGCGCGACTTCTACCTGCGCGAGCAGATCAAGGCCATCAAGCGCGAGCTCGGCGACGAGGGCGACGAGTCCGAGGAGATGGAGGAGCTGCGCAAGGGGCTGGCCGCGTCCGGCATGCCCAAGGACGTCATGAAGGAGGCCTTCAAACAGTTGCGGCGGCTGGAGTCCATGCACGCCGAGTCGAGCGAGGCCACGGTCATCCGCACCTACCTCGACTGGATGATCGACCTGCCGTGGAAGAAGCTCTCCCGCGACCGGCTGGACATCAAGAAGGCCGAAGAAATTCTCAACGCCGACCACTACGACCTGGAAAAGGTCAAGGAGCGCATCCTCGAATACCTGAGCGTGCGCAAGCTCAACCCCAAGATGAAGGGCCCGATCCTCTGTTTCGTGGGACCTCCGGGTGTGGGCAAGACCTCGCTCGGGCGGTCCATCGCCCGCTCGCTGGGGCGCAAGTTCCACCGCATGTCGCTGGGCGGCATGCGCGACGAGGCCGAGATCCGCGGCCACCGGCGGACCTACATCGGGGCCATGCCGGGCCGGATCATCCAGGCCATCAAGCAGTGCGGCACGCGCAACCCGGTGATCATGCTCGACGAGATCGACAAGCTCGGTTCGGACTTCCGGGGCGACCCGTCCTCGGCCCTGCTTGAGGTCCTCGACCCGGAACAGAACTTCTCGTTCACGGACCACTACCTGAACGTGCCCTTCGACCTGTCCAAGGTCATGTTCGTGTGCACGGCCAACATGCTCGATTCCATTCCCGGCCCGCTCATGGACCGCATGGAGGTCATCCGCATCCCCGGTTACACCGAGCAGGAGAAGACGGTCATCACCCGGCGCTACATCATCCCGCGCCAGATCAGGGAGAACGGCCTGAACGACGACGAAATGGCCATCTCCGACAAGCTGGTCGCCAAGGTGGTCCGCGAGTATACCCGCGAGGCGGGCCTGCGCAACGTGGAGCGCGAGATCGGCACCCTCTGCCGCAAGATGGCCCGCAAGAAGGCCGAGGGCGACAAGGGACCGTTCAAGATCACTGCGAACAACCTGTACAAGCTGCTCGGACCGCCGCGCTTCCTGGACGACGAGAAGGAACCGACCCTGCCTCCGGGCGTAGCCGTGGGGTTGGCCTGGACCCCGGTGGGCGGCGAGATCCTGCACATCGAGGTGACCACCATGCCGGGCAAGGGCAAGCTGATCCTGACCGGCAAGCTCGGCGACGTGATGAAGGAGTCGGCCCAGGCCGCCCTGTCCATCGCGCGCGCCAGGGCGGACCTCTACGGCATCGACCCGAACTTCGCGGACAACCGCGACATCCACGTGCACGTCCCGGCCGGGGCCACGCCCAAGGACGGCCCGTCCGCGGGGGTCACTCTGGTCACCGCGCTCATCTCCGCCCTGACCGACACTCCGGTCTCGCCCGACCTGGCCATGACCGGCGAGATATCCCTGCGCGGCCGCGTCCTGCCCGTGGGCGGCATCAAGGAGAAGATCCTGGCCGCCGTGTCGCGCGGCATGAAGAAGGTCCTCATCCCGGCCCAAAACAAGAAGGACCTGGCCGAGATTCCGGACGAGCTGCGCAAGCGCATCACCATCAAGACCATCGAAAAGGTGGACGAGATCTGGCCGCTGGCCAAGGCCAAGTAG
- a CDS encoding choloylglycine hydrolase family protein, with product MLYRIVAFAICLLLLAAPAMACTDFIVKAKDGTIVGGRSMDFAVDDQARVTVYPRGKLWTSEAPGKKQGMQWQQRHGFVAFSVLGLEASTDGMNEKGLSAKVLWLPSVGYQAVPKGSEAKALDVTMVPDWILGRFETVAEVRKALPDVLVWGKELAGLGGVPVLHLAVHDDRGDSLVAEWIDGQLHIYDNPLGVMTNEPPLPGQWANLRNYVNLSPDMRTGLELNGMTVKGTGNGSGLFGLPGDCTPPSRFVRTAVLGKFAYQPENAAQAVVFARHLLNQVDVMPGVSRDKKPQGEAADYTQWTAIEDLTNRVLYFADYGDQTLRAIDLKKLDFTRSDYTPIPVSAPSGNAVKDVTPR from the coding sequence ATGTTATACCGAATAGTTGCGTTTGCAATATGTCTGCTGCTGTTGGCCGCTCCGGCCATGGCGTGCACGGATTTCATCGTCAAGGCCAAGGACGGGACGATCGTCGGCGGGCGGTCCATGGATTTTGCCGTGGATGACCAGGCCAGGGTGACCGTCTATCCCCGTGGCAAGCTCTGGACCTCCGAGGCACCCGGCAAGAAGCAGGGGATGCAGTGGCAGCAGCGCCACGGGTTCGTGGCCTTTTCCGTCCTGGGGCTGGAGGCGTCCACCGACGGCATGAACGAGAAGGGGCTCTCGGCCAAGGTCCTCTGGCTCCCGTCGGTCGGCTACCAGGCCGTGCCCAAGGGCAGCGAGGCCAAGGCCCTGGACGTGACCATGGTGCCCGACTGGATTCTCGGCCGGTTCGAGACCGTGGCCGAGGTCAGGAAGGCCCTGCCCGACGTGCTCGTCTGGGGCAAGGAACTGGCTGGACTGGGCGGCGTCCCGGTGCTGCATCTGGCCGTGCACGACGACCGGGGCGACAGCCTGGTCGCCGAATGGATCGACGGCCAACTGCACATCTACGACAATCCGCTGGGCGTCATGACCAACGAGCCGCCCCTGCCCGGCCAGTGGGCCAACCTGCGCAACTACGTCAACCTCTCGCCCGACATGCGGACCGGCCTGGAGCTGAACGGCATGACCGTCAAGGGCACGGGCAACGGCTCGGGCCTGTTCGGCCTGCCGGGCGACTGCACGCCCCCGTCCCGGTTCGTGCGCACCGCCGTGCTCGGCAAGTTCGCCTACCAGCCGGAGAACGCCGCGCAGGCCGTGGTCTTCGCCCGGCACCTGCTCAACCAGGTCGACGTCATGCCGGGCGTCAGCCGGGACAAGAAGCCCCAGGGCGAAGCCGCCGACTACACCCAGTGGACGGCCATCGAGGACCTGACCAACCGCGTACTCTACTTCGCGGACTACGGCGACCAGACCCTGCGGGCCATCGACCTCAAGAAGCTCGATTTCACCCGCTCCGACTACACGCCCATCCCGGTGTCCGCGCCCTCGGGCAACGCGGTCAAGGACGTGACCCCGCGCTAG
- a CDS encoding tetratricopeptide repeat protein — MNKNTLVSIDNKSRAGRASKGCVGPVCCIFSIAKSRNPGKGTTLRGQGRVHYWLVRQVGEDGYAVRGVDGDFLPFGEESLISIDELITHYTPEVAVFEERMLPSVRRRNYRLVGTNRELGYRRSLLAIDEPNVRGLFELGQEYILARRMAKGRTLFGELMRVKTPFPGKDQYLFNEFGIGLRKIGHLEGAVICYRRALKYTDRDDHLYYNLARAYYEQGQWWDCMTMLTRCFELNPELPPARDLVALIGALAENPGLRRRYGKPPVPEGVARRAALFGESAFGANAPAREQARVRALRNEARNAGSASSSTGRRRDNGLWLPGRDAVGM; from the coding sequence ATGAACAAGAACACGCTCGTTTCCATAGACAATAAAAGCCGGGCGGGCCGGGCCTCCAAGGGGTGCGTCGGTCCTGTCTGCTGCATCTTCTCCATCGCGAAATCCCGGAACCCCGGCAAGGGAACCACCCTGCGCGGGCAGGGCCGCGTCCACTACTGGCTCGTGCGCCAGGTGGGCGAGGACGGCTATGCCGTGCGCGGCGTGGACGGCGACTTCCTGCCCTTCGGCGAAGAGTCCCTGATCTCCATCGACGAACTGATCACCCACTACACGCCCGAGGTGGCCGTGTTCGAGGAGCGCATGCTCCCCTCGGTCCGCCGCCGCAACTACCGGCTGGTCGGCACCAACCGCGAACTCGGCTACCGGCGTTCCCTGCTGGCCATCGACGAACCCAACGTGCGCGGCCTGTTCGAGCTCGGCCAGGAGTACATCCTGGCCCGGCGCATGGCCAAGGGCCGAACCCTGTTCGGCGAGCTGATGCGGGTCAAGACCCCGTTCCCCGGCAAGGACCAGTACCTGTTCAACGAGTTCGGCATCGGCCTGCGCAAGATCGGCCATCTCGAAGGCGCGGTGATCTGCTACCGGCGCGCCCTCAAATACACCGACCGGGACGACCACCTGTACTACAACCTGGCCCGCGCCTACTACGAACAGGGCCAGTGGTGGGACTGCATGACCATGCTGACCCGCTGCTTCGAACTCAATCCCGAGCTTCCCCCGGCCCGCGACCTGGTGGCCCTGATCGGCGCCCTGGCCGAGAATCCGGGCCTGCGCCGCCGCTACGGCAAGCCCCCGGTCCCCGAGGGCGTGGCCCGGCGCGCCGCGCTGTTCGGCGAGAGCGCCTTCGGCGCTAACGCCCCGGCCCGGGAACAGGCCCGGGTCCGAGCCCTGCGAAACGAGGCCCGCAACGCCGGCTCGGCGTCCTCCTCCACCGGCAGGCGCCGCGACAACGGCCTCTGGCTGCCCGGCCGCGATGCGGTTGGGATGTAG
- a CDS encoding tetratricopeptide repeat protein has protein sequence MKDEFFALHLDTEEDEPTSGPSGRAYMAGGMVRCVFSALTPVKMGMGVNSRTHESLTFRFVEQTGEEDFASRLLSDRHLPMGEAELITLDELAEGYAPELGYFEEHVVPAMLGRGTPEDALTSTIDGRVFNGLFGLGLIYLERGDPDRATALFSDLARIGADFEGRDQFLFNDFGIILRKLGLYDLAIAFFLRALDYVQDDENLFYNLARAHYENDDWTRSLDYLIQSHKFAPALEATNDLLRVMVALEADDRLLARYGKPPVPPAVAARARQLLAAGSGRLKLDDTLVARPVEPGRARSGGIGYVEFKRHGSED, from the coding sequence ATGAAAGACGAATTTTTTGCCCTGCATCTCGACACCGAAGAGGACGAACCCACCTCCGGCCCGTCCGGCCGGGCCTACATGGCGGGCGGCATGGTCCGCTGCGTGTTCTCCGCGCTGACCCCGGTGAAGATGGGCATGGGCGTAAACAGCCGCACCCACGAGAGCCTGACCTTCCGCTTCGTGGAGCAGACCGGCGAGGAGGACTTCGCCAGCCGGTTGCTCAGCGACCGCCACCTGCCCATGGGCGAGGCCGAGCTGATCACCCTGGACGAACTGGCCGAGGGCTATGCGCCCGAGTTGGGCTATTTCGAGGAGCACGTGGTCCCGGCCATGCTCGGCCGCGGCACCCCGGAGGACGCCCTGACCTCGACCATCGACGGGCGCGTGTTCAACGGCCTGTTCGGCCTGGGCCTGATCTACCTGGAGCGGGGCGATCCGGACCGGGCCACCGCCCTGTTCTCCGACCTCGCCCGCATCGGGGCCGACTTCGAGGGCAGGGACCAGTTCCTGTTCAACGACTTCGGCATCATCTTGCGCAAGCTCGGCCTCTACGACCTGGCCATCGCCTTCTTCCTGCGCGCCCTGGACTACGTCCAGGACGACGAAAACCTCTTCTACAACCTGGCCCGCGCCCACTATGAGAACGACGACTGGACGCGCTCCCTGGACTACCTGATCCAGTCCCACAAGTTCGCCCCCGCCTTGGAAGCGACCAACGACCTGCTGCGGGTCATGGTCGCCCTGGAGGCGGACGATCGGCTCCTGGCCCGCTACGGCAAGCCGCCGGTGCCGCCCGCCGTGGCCGCTCGCGCCCGCCAGCTCCTGGCCGCCGGGTCCGGCAGGCTCAAGCTCGACGACACCCTGGTGGCCCGCCCCGTGGAACCCGGCCGCGCCCGGTCCGGCGGCATCGGGTACGTGGAGTTCAAGCGCCACGGGAGCGAGGACTAG
- a CDS encoding FmdB family zinc ribbon protein — MPIFEYKCNACGNEFEELVFDRDECPPCPKCQSADTGKLMSAVRSKVGGFSPDAGGDSGPAAPSAPSSGCAGCSGGNCSSCG; from the coding sequence ATGCCCATTTTTGAATACAAGTGCAATGCATGCGGCAACGAATTCGAGGAACTCGTCTTCGACCGCGACGAATGCCCCCCCTGCCCCAAATGCCAATCCGCGGACACCGGCAAGCTCATGAGCGCCGTCCGGTCCAAGGTCGGCGGCTTCTCGCCCGACGCGGGCGGCGACTCCGGCCCGGCCGCGCCCAGCGCGCCCTCGTCCGGCTGCGCGGGCTGTTCCGGCGGCAACTGCTCCAGCTGCGGCTAA
- the hemC gene encoding hydroxymethylbilane synthase yields the protein MNKLTIATRGSALALWQANHIKALLMAEHPGLSVDLLKIKTKGDKILDVPLAKVGGKGLFVKEIEEALLDGRAQLAVHSMKDVPTELPEGLEVGIIPEREASTDTLCSVKYAGLKDLPEGAVVGTSSLRRQSQLKALRPDLRIESLRGNVGTRVQKLLDGEFDAIVLATAGLKRLDMQAPHMEVLGPPDFLPAVAQGALGIEFHSDNREVRDLLAFLDHQHTKYQVQAERGFLTGLDGGCQVPIAAWSEIDGETIRLTGFVADVDGSSPIRRMVEGNVRHAWDLGMILAGQVLEAGGKAILDAVYARETR from the coding sequence ATGAACAAGCTCACCATCGCCACCCGGGGTTCCGCCCTGGCCCTGTGGCAGGCCAATCATATCAAGGCCCTCCTTATGGCCGAACACCCCGGCCTGTCCGTGGACCTGCTCAAGATCAAAACCAAGGGCGACAAGATTCTGGACGTGCCGCTGGCCAAGGTCGGCGGCAAGGGACTCTTCGTCAAGGAGATCGAGGAGGCGCTGCTGGACGGCCGCGCCCAGTTGGCGGTCCATTCCATGAAGGACGTGCCCACCGAACTGCCCGAAGGCCTGGAGGTCGGCATCATCCCCGAGCGCGAGGCGTCCACCGACACCCTGTGCTCGGTCAAGTACGCAGGGCTCAAGGACCTGCCCGAAGGCGCGGTGGTCGGGACCTCTTCCCTGCGCCGCCAGTCCCAGCTCAAGGCGCTGCGGCCGGACCTGCGCATCGAATCCCTGCGCGGCAACGTCGGCACCCGGGTGCAGAAGCTGCTCGACGGCGAGTTCGATGCCATCGTCCTGGCCACGGCCGGACTGAAGCGGCTGGACATGCAGGCCCCGCACATGGAGGTCCTCGGTCCCCCGGACTTCCTGCCCGCCGTGGCCCAGGGAGCCCTGGGCATCGAGTTCCACTCGGACAACCGCGAAGTCCGCGACCTGCTCGCCTTCCTCGACCACCAGCACACCAAGTACCAGGTCCAGGCCGAACGCGGCTTCCTGACCGGACTGGACGGCGGCTGCCAGGTGCCCATCGCGGCCTGGTCCGAGATCGACGGCGAGACCATCCGCCTGACCGGCTTCGTGGCCGACGTGGACGGCTCCAGTCCCATCCGGCGCATGGTCGAAGGCAACGTGCGCCACGCCTGGGATTTGGGCATGATCCTGGCCGGACAGGTCCTCGAAGCGGGCGGCAAGGCCATTCTCGACGCGGTCTACGCCCGGGAAACCAGGTAG